A single region of the Thioalkalivibrio nitratireducens DSM 14787 genome encodes:
- the dapB gene encoding 4-hydroxy-tetrahydrodipicolinate reductase has protein sequence MTRIAIAGVGGRMGQALSQAVMEHPEAQLGAASERAGSPLLGQPPTAQDMAVRVVSDLASVLDAFDVLIDFTQPEATVAHAALCRAHGKRLVVGTTGLSASQQAHLENAAKAVPVVFAPNMSVGVNLTFKLVELAARVLGDSVDIEIIEAHHRHKVDAPSGTALRLGRVVADTLGRDLETDAVYGREGYTGARDRRTIGFATVRAGDIVGEHTTLFATDGERVEITHRASSRLTFASGAVRAAVWLDAQPPGFYDMQDVLGLR, from the coding sequence ATGACGCGGATCGCGATCGCGGGTGTGGGTGGGCGGATGGGCCAGGCGCTGTCGCAGGCGGTGATGGAACACCCCGAGGCGCAGCTGGGCGCCGCGAGCGAGCGGGCGGGGAGCCCGCTTCTGGGGCAGCCGCCGACCGCGCAGGACATGGCGGTGCGGGTGGTGTCGGATCTGGCCTCCGTGCTCGACGCCTTCGATGTGCTGATCGACTTCACGCAACCCGAGGCCACCGTGGCCCACGCGGCGCTGTGCCGGGCCCATGGCAAACGCCTGGTGGTCGGCACCACGGGTCTTTCGGCGAGCCAGCAGGCACACCTGGAGAACGCCGCAAAGGCCGTTCCGGTGGTGTTCGCGCCGAACATGAGTGTCGGCGTGAACCTGACCTTCAAGCTGGTGGAGCTGGCCGCGAGGGTCCTCGGCGATTCGGTGGACATCGAGATCATCGAAGCTCACCATCGGCACAAGGTGGACGCACCCTCCGGTACCGCGCTGCGTCTGGGGCGCGTCGTCGCGGACACGCTCGGACGGGACCTGGAGACCGATGCCGTGTATGGGCGCGAGGGTTATACCGGTGCCCGCGACCGGCGCACGATCGGGTTCGCCACGGTCCGCGCGGGCGACATCGTCGGCGAGCACACGACGCTGTTCGCCACCGATGGCGAGCGCGTGGAAATCACCCATCGTGCCAGCAGTCGGCTGACCTTTGCCTCGGGTGCGGTGCGTGCGGCGGTGTGGCTCGATGCACAGCCGCCCGGCTTCTACGATATGCAGGACGTTCTGGGCCTGCGCTGA
- a CDS encoding MFS transporter produces the protein MGLRAPCRPNLVEPLSQHVRLSSFYFFYFASIGAFMPYWGPYLAEQGFTGAQIGELMAIVLATKIVAPNVWGWLADRSGVRMPIIRWGALAALFGFAGVLLHSGYWWLAAVMAGFSFFWNAILPQFEAVTLRALGRDSHRYALVRLWGSVGFIVAVAALGWLLGRIAVGWLPWMVLALLAGLYLASLQVHEPIEVDRSGDGTRPLASVLRRPEVIALLAACFFMQASHGPYYAFFTLYVEGQGFSRAVAGQLWALGVAAEVLLFLVMPRLILRFGAWILITLALLLATLRWWLLALVPETLSALLFIQLLHAASYGVYHAAAISLIHVYFPGRLQGRGQALYSSLSFGLGGGIGALGSGYLWDGVGHASVFVFAALLAAAGALVAVAGMLRTGTR, from the coding sequence ATGGGCTTGCGCGCACCGTGCCGTCCGAATCTGGTTGAACCCTTGAGCCAGCACGTCCGCCTTTCCAGCTTTTATTTCTTCTATTTCGCCAGCATCGGGGCGTTCATGCCCTACTGGGGCCCCTATCTCGCGGAACAGGGGTTCACCGGGGCGCAGATCGGCGAACTGATGGCGATCGTGCTGGCCACGAAAATCGTCGCGCCGAATGTCTGGGGCTGGCTCGCCGACCGGTCCGGCGTGCGCATGCCGATCATCCGCTGGGGCGCGCTTGCGGCGCTGTTCGGCTTCGCCGGCGTGCTCCTCCACTCCGGGTACTGGTGGCTGGCGGCGGTGATGGCCGGGTTCAGCTTTTTCTGGAACGCGATCCTGCCACAGTTCGAGGCGGTCACGCTGCGGGCACTGGGGCGCGACAGCCATCGCTACGCGCTGGTGCGCCTCTGGGGGTCGGTCGGGTTCATCGTCGCGGTGGCGGCGCTCGGCTGGCTGCTCGGCCGGATCGCAGTTGGCTGGCTGCCCTGGATGGTGCTGGCGCTGCTAGCCGGCCTGTACCTGGCCTCGCTGCAGGTGCACGAGCCGATCGAGGTCGATCGCTCCGGCGACGGCACGCGGCCGCTGGCCTCGGTGCTGCGGCGGCCCGAGGTGATCGCGCTCCTTGCGGCCTGCTTCTTCATGCAGGCCAGTCACGGCCCGTACTACGCGTTCTTTACCCTGTACGTCGAGGGCCAGGGATTCAGTCGTGCGGTGGCCGGGCAGTTGTGGGCGCTCGGCGTGGCTGCCGAGGTCCTGCTGTTCCTGGTGATGCCGCGCCTGATCCTGCGTTTCGGCGCCTGGATCCTGATCACGCTGGCTTTGCTGCTGGCCACGCTGCGCTGGTGGTTGCTGGCCCTCGTGCCGGAGACTCTTTCGGCCCTGTTGTTCATCCAGTTGCTGCATGCGGCCAGCTATGGCGTCTACCATGCGGCGGCGATCTCGCTGATCCATGTCTACTTCCCCGGGCGGTTGCAGGGCCGCGGCCAGGCGCTCTACTCGTCGCTCAGCTTCGGGCTGGGCGGTGGCATCGGCGCCCTCGGCAGCGGCTATCTCTGGGACGGAGTCGGTCACGCCTCGGTATTCGTGTTCGCGGCGCTGCTGGCGGCTGCCGGCGCGCTGGTGGCCGTGGCGGGAATGCTGCGCACCGGGACACGGTGA
- the aroC gene encoding chorismate synthase, whose product MSGNSFGKLFVVTGFGESHGPALGAIVDGCPPGLPLTEGDLQHDLDRRRPGQSRHTTQRREPDRVRILSGVFEGQTTGAPIGLLIENVDQRSKDYSEIMDRFRPGHADYTYQQKYGLRDYRGGGRSSARETALRVAAGGIAKRYLQQRYGVEIRGWLSQLGPIPIEFRDPSAIDSNPFFAPDLARVPELEEYMDGLRKSGDSVGARVDVEARGVPPGWGEPIFDRLDADIAHAMMSINAVKGVEIGDGFAVVAQRGTEHRDEMTPAGFLSNHSGGVLGGISSGQAIRVSIALKPTSSIRLPGSTVNTSGEAVEVVTKGRHDPCVGIRATPIAEAMLALVLMDHALRHRAQNTDVRTGIPAYTEVLANGAPDAGDS is encoded by the coding sequence ATGTCTGGAAATAGCTTTGGAAAACTGTTCGTCGTCACCGGCTTCGGCGAGAGCCACGGGCCGGCGCTTGGAGCCATCGTCGACGGCTGCCCGCCAGGCCTGCCGCTGACCGAGGGTGACCTGCAGCACGACCTGGACCGGCGCCGACCCGGGCAGTCCCGGCATACGACCCAGCGCCGCGAGCCCGACCGGGTGCGCATCCTGTCCGGGGTCTTCGAAGGGCAGACGACCGGGGCACCGATCGGCCTGCTGATCGAGAACGTCGACCAGCGTTCGAAGGACTACAGCGAGATCATGGACCGGTTCCGGCCCGGACATGCGGACTACACCTACCAGCAGAAATACGGTCTGCGCGACTACCGCGGTGGCGGTCGCAGCTCGGCCCGCGAGACCGCGCTGCGCGTCGCGGCCGGTGGCATCGCGAAACGCTATCTGCAGCAGCGCTACGGCGTGGAGATTCGGGGCTGGCTGTCGCAGCTGGGTCCGATCCCGATCGAATTTCGGGATCCGTCGGCGATCGATTCGAACCCCTTCTTCGCGCCAGACCTCGCCCGCGTGCCGGAGCTCGAGGAGTACATGGATGGGCTGCGCAAGTCCGGCGATTCCGTGGGTGCGCGGGTCGACGTCGAGGCGCGCGGCGTACCGCCCGGCTGGGGCGAACCGATCTTCGACCGGCTCGATGCCGACATCGCCCACGCGATGATGAGCATCAACGCGGTGAAGGGCGTGGAGATCGGCGATGGCTTCGCGGTGGTCGCGCAGCGCGGGACCGAGCACCGCGACGAAATGACGCCAGCGGGTTTCCTGAGCAACCACTCCGGCGGTGTGTTGGGCGGGATCTCGTCCGGGCAGGCGATCCGTGTGAGCATCGCGCTGAAGCCGACGTCGAGCATCCGTCTGCCGGGGAGCACGGTGAACACCTCCGGGGAAGCAGTGGAGGTCGTGACCAAGGGTCGGCACGATCCCTGCGTCGGCATTCGCGCGACGCCGATCGCCGAGGCCATGCTGGCGCTGGTGCTGATGGACCATGCGCTGCGCCATCGCGCCCAGAATACCGATGTCCGCACCGGCATCCCCGCCTACACCGAGGTGCTCGCGAATGGTGCTCCGGACGCGGGGGATTCCTGA
- a CDS encoding rhodanese-like domain-containing protein, giving the protein MTTATPKRITPHEAFERLQSRPRDLLVDIRSTMEYLFVGHPVGAVHIPWIDEPDWVENPQFVAQVRKLLLGGVGDESEDAPAIYLICRSGKRSLVAGQALITAGIENVYSVDEGFEGPLDAEHHRSTVSGWRFRGLPWEQC; this is encoded by the coding sequence ATGACCACAGCCACGCCGAAGCGTATTACGCCCCACGAAGCCTTCGAACGGCTGCAGAGCAGGCCGCGCGACCTGCTGGTGGATATCCGTTCCACCATGGAGTACCTGTTCGTCGGGCACCCGGTCGGCGCGGTGCATATCCCCTGGATCGACGAGCCCGACTGGGTCGAGAACCCGCAGTTCGTGGCGCAGGTGCGCAAACTGCTGCTGGGCGGCGTCGGCGACGAGTCGGAGGACGCACCGGCCATCTACCTGATCTGCCGCAGCGGCAAACGATCGCTGGTGGCCGGCCAGGCGCTGATCACGGCCGGAATCGAGAACGTGTATTCTGTGGACGAGGGTTTCGAGGGCCCGCTGGATGCCGAACACCACCGGTCCACGGTCTCGGGCTGGCGTTTCCGGGGCCTGCCCTGGGAGCAATGCTGA